Proteins encoded by one window of Aphidius gifuensis isolate YNYX2018 linkage group LG2, ASM1490517v1, whole genome shotgun sequence:
- the LOC122849760 gene encoding dynein regulatory complex subunit 5 isoform X2 — protein MKIPQIISRNVIEAYRCSNETKLLPIEINRSIQSDNENWDENIVPELRKISLNILAENWIINPVLDELENSADRDELLELLSTNIPLDIIIKKIPDECYWSRAAKARWQYNNPGEHGNSWRRLYCERHLAEFIEKMDNDDYHKNECDKLIDLVAPYIKILNIRSLIPFIYPVKVFHQDDDDINLTPELMTVHHVQFENILIKLPELCEIHINFGVIYMNDGFEWRDFEFSVEDCLSLGKGIKNSLKLVKITITRSNLDQPRVAALLHGVVIQVLDLSHCKLGDTGAHAIGEFLRIHKRIKELHLVNNGIGPNGLAGIVHGLLQDSSAPLKYLNLRLNPLRDEGGVHICALLLRISSLEKLNVSGCCFNTETGLGLAEVLSSGFMKILYLSLNLSNNDLGHIAGEAFNIAIKNCKKIVELDMRMCNFKKESEFLISKNITRNKEEMSRKKGRSEYERRRSSAFIPLRAKSLLPPAGFEDVQKPQQPTIGVHFLNDNLNVHFDDDNSSTITF, from the exons ttgggATGAAAATATTGTCCCAGAATTACGTAAAATTTCACTAAATATATTAGCTGAAAATTGGATAATAAATCCAGTATTAGATGAGCTTGAAAATAGTGCTGATAGAGATGAATTATtggaattattatcaacaaatattccACTTgatataatcatcaaaaaaattccaGACGAGTGTTACTGGTCAAGAGCAGCCAAGGCCAG atGGCAATATAATAATCCAGGTGAGCATGGAAATTCATGGCGTCGTCTTTATTGTGAACGTCATCTTGCTGaattcatagaaaaaatggATAATGATGACTATCATAAAAATGAATGTGACAAGTTGATTGATCTTGTTGCAccatatattaaaattctaaatataCGTTCATTAATTCCATTCAT atatcCTGTCAAGGTTTTccatcaagatgatgatgatataaatttaacaccTGAATTAATGACTGTTCATCATgttcaatttgaaaatatattaattaaattaccagAACTTTGtgaaatacatattaattttggAGTTATATACATGAATGATGGATTTGAATGGCGTGATTTTGA attTTCTGTTGAAGATTGTCTGAGTCTTGGTAAaggtataaaaaattcattgaagtTGGTGAAGATAACAATAACtcgatcaaatcttgatcaaccTCGTGTTGCTGCTCTTCTTCATGGAGTTGTT attCAGGTGTTGGATTTATCACATTGTAAACTTGGTGATACTGGTGCTCATGCTATTGGTGAATTTTTGAGAATTCATAAACGTATTAAAGAATTACATCTGGTTAATAATGGAATTGGTCCAAATGGATTAGCTGGTATTGTTCATGGATTACTACAGGATTCATCAGCACCATTAAAATACTTAAATTTACGATTAAATCCACTTCGGGATGAAGGAGGTGTTCATATTTGTgctt taCTTTTACGAATTtcaagtcttgaaaaattaaatgtcagTGGGTGTTGTTTTAATACAGAAACTGGATTGGGTCTTGCTGAAGTTTTATCATCtggttttatgaaaattttatatttaagtttaaatttatctaataatGATTTAGGTCATATTG ctggTGAAGCATTTAatattgcaataaaaaattgtaaaaaaatcgTTGAATTGGATATGAGAATgtgcaattttaaaaaagagtcTGAGTTCTTGAtcagtaaaaatattacaag aaataaagaAGAAATGAGTAGAAAAAAAGGAAGGTCAGAATATGAAAGAAGACGAAGTAGTGCTTTTATTCCTTTACGTGCTAAAAGTCTACTGCCACCAGCAGGTTTTGAGGATGTACAAAAACCTCAACAACCAACAATTGgtgtacattttttaaatgacaatctAAATGTTCATTTTGACGATGATAATTCAAGtacaattacattttaa
- the LOC122849760 gene encoding dynein regulatory complex subunit 5 isoform X1, with product MKIPQIISRNVIEAYRCSNETKLLPIEINRSIQSDNENWDENIVPELRKISLNILAENWIINPVLDELENSADRDELLELLSTNIPLDIIIKKIPDECYWSRAAKARWQYNNPGEHGNSWRRLYCERHLAEFIEKMDNDDYHKNECDKLIDLVAPYIKILNIRSLIPFIYPVKVFHQDDDDINLTPELMTVHHVQFENILIKLPELCEIHINFGVIYMNDGFEWRDFEFSVEDCLSLGKGIKNSLKLVKITITRSNLDQPRVAALLHGVVVNNHIQVLDLSHCKLGDTGAHAIGEFLRIHKRIKELHLVNNGIGPNGLAGIVHGLLQDSSAPLKYLNLRLNPLRDEGGVHICALLLRISSLEKLNVSGCCFNTETGLGLAEVLSSGFMKILYLSLNLSNNDLGHIAGEAFNIAIKNCKKIVELDMRMCNFKKESEFLISKNITRNKEEMSRKKGRSEYERRRSSAFIPLRAKSLLPPAGFEDVQKPQQPTIGVHFLNDNLNVHFDDDNSSTITF from the exons ttgggATGAAAATATTGTCCCAGAATTACGTAAAATTTCACTAAATATATTAGCTGAAAATTGGATAATAAATCCAGTATTAGATGAGCTTGAAAATAGTGCTGATAGAGATGAATTATtggaattattatcaacaaatattccACTTgatataatcatcaaaaaaattccaGACGAGTGTTACTGGTCAAGAGCAGCCAAGGCCAG atGGCAATATAATAATCCAGGTGAGCATGGAAATTCATGGCGTCGTCTTTATTGTGAACGTCATCTTGCTGaattcatagaaaaaatggATAATGATGACTATCATAAAAATGAATGTGACAAGTTGATTGATCTTGTTGCAccatatattaaaattctaaatataCGTTCATTAATTCCATTCAT atatcCTGTCAAGGTTTTccatcaagatgatgatgatataaatttaacaccTGAATTAATGACTGTTCATCATgttcaatttgaaaatatattaattaaattaccagAACTTTGtgaaatacatattaattttggAGTTATATACATGAATGATGGATTTGAATGGCGTGATTTTGA attTTCTGTTGAAGATTGTCTGAGTCTTGGTAAaggtataaaaaattcattgaagtTGGTGAAGATAACAATAACtcgatcaaatcttgatcaaccTCGTGTTGCTGCTCTTCTTCATGGAGTTGTTGTCAATAatcat attCAGGTGTTGGATTTATCACATTGTAAACTTGGTGATACTGGTGCTCATGCTATTGGTGAATTTTTGAGAATTCATAAACGTATTAAAGAATTACATCTGGTTAATAATGGAATTGGTCCAAATGGATTAGCTGGTATTGTTCATGGATTACTACAGGATTCATCAGCACCATTAAAATACTTAAATTTACGATTAAATCCACTTCGGGATGAAGGAGGTGTTCATATTTGTgctt taCTTTTACGAATTtcaagtcttgaaaaattaaatgtcagTGGGTGTTGTTTTAATACAGAAACTGGATTGGGTCTTGCTGAAGTTTTATCATCtggttttatgaaaattttatatttaagtttaaatttatctaataatGATTTAGGTCATATTG ctggTGAAGCATTTAatattgcaataaaaaattgtaaaaaaatcgTTGAATTGGATATGAGAATgtgcaattttaaaaaagagtcTGAGTTCTTGAtcagtaaaaatattacaag aaataaagaAGAAATGAGTAGAAAAAAAGGAAGGTCAGAATATGAAAGAAGACGAAGTAGTGCTTTTATTCCTTTACGTGCTAAAAGTCTACTGCCACCAGCAGGTTTTGAGGATGTACAAAAACCTCAACAACCAACAATTGgtgtacattttttaaatgacaatctAAATGTTCATTTTGACGATGATAATTCAAGtacaattacattttaa